In a genomic window of Ochrobactrum sp. Marseille-Q0166:
- the trbJ gene encoding P-type conjugative transfer protein TrbJ, with protein MRHLARSPRARALVCAVSAFAILFPVTLPLVVIPFTPSPALAWKIVYDPTNYSQNLLSAARALEQINHQVTSLANEAQMLINQAKNLTSLPTSLLSKIEGNFSQMKSLLNEADQLAYNVQNIETQFNATYRDFATSDRTAAQLVSSAQQRWQQSVSAFEHSLKAGAVAVGNIEGTQQQTSELVTASQSSVGVLQATQAGNQLLAVQAKQISDLTAMLAAQGRASALEQSRQAAAEEQAREQFSRFMTGTAYSSSSVRMFHD; from the coding sequence ATGAGGCATCTCGCCCGTTCTCCGCGTGCCCGTGCTCTCGTCTGCGCCGTCAGCGCGTTCGCCATCCTGTTTCCCGTCACCCTGCCGCTTGTCGTGATCCCGTTCACGCCGTCGCCGGCACTGGCGTGGAAGATCGTCTATGATCCGACGAATTATTCGCAGAACCTGCTTTCCGCCGCCCGCGCGCTGGAGCAGATCAACCATCAGGTGACGTCTCTCGCCAACGAGGCGCAGATGCTCATCAACCAGGCCAAAAACCTCACCAGCCTGCCGACCTCGCTCCTGTCGAAGATCGAAGGCAACTTTTCTCAGATGAAGTCGCTTCTGAACGAGGCGGACCAACTCGCCTACAACGTCCAGAACATTGAGACGCAGTTCAACGCCACCTATCGCGATTTTGCGACCAGTGACCGCACCGCCGCGCAACTGGTCTCTTCGGCGCAGCAGCGCTGGCAGCAATCGGTCTCGGCCTTCGAGCATTCGCTGAAGGCCGGAGCCGTCGCGGTCGGCAATATCGAGGGGACGCAACAACAGACCAGCGAGCTTGTCACCGCCAGCCAGTCTTCCGTCGGCGTGCTTCAGGCGACGCAGGCCGGCAACCAGCTTCTTGCGGTGCAGGCCAAGCAGATTTCCGACCTGACCGCCATGCTGGCGGCGCAGGGCCGTGCCAGCGCGCTCGAGCAATCCCGGCAGGCCGCAGCAGAGGAGCAGGCCCGCGAGCAGTTTTCCCGCTTCATGACGGGGACTGCCTACAGTTCGTCCAGCGTCCGCATGTTCCACGATTGA
- the trbK-alt gene encoding putative entry exclusion protein TrbK-alt — translation MDTKIAARMIAVFAVGAGLTAAIAALRNDEDRPDAQAPRIARPGGDPSSVPATRRELVRCRDLGTAALEDVACRKAWAENRRRFFRIDKPAPPKPQQPPPETAGNGDDAINKETGRE, via the coding sequence ATGGACACGAAGATCGCCGCCCGGATGATCGCCGTCTTCGCCGTTGGTGCAGGGCTGACCGCCGCCATCGCCGCCCTGCGAAACGATGAAGACCGGCCTGATGCGCAAGCCCCCCGCATCGCGCGCCCGGGCGGCGACCCTTCCTCTGTACCCGCCACAAGGCGAGAGCTTGTCCGTTGCCGCGACCTTGGCACGGCGGCGCTCGAAGACGTTGCCTGCCGCAAGGCATGGGCGGAAAACCGCCGCCGCTTCTTCCGGATCGACAAGCCGGCGCCACCGAAGCCGCAACAGCCCCCGCCGGAAACGGCTGGTAACGGGGACGACGCAATCAACAAGGAGACGGGCCGTGAATAA
- the trbL gene encoding P-type conjugative transfer protein TrbL — MNNVGVIDRFLETFTSYIDSGFGLLSGEVAFLTSTLIVIDIVLAGLFWAWGADEDIIQRLVKKTLYIGFFSFIIGNFNNLAKIVFESFSGLGLKAGGSSLSASELLQPGRVAQVGLDAGEPILTAVGELTGYISFFENFIQIFVLLVAWVVVLIAFFILAIQIFVTLIEFKLTTLAGFVLIPFALFNKTSFLAEKVLGNIVASGVKILVLAVIVGIGSGLFSEFTAGFSEQPTISEALSLVLGALALMGLSIFGTGIATGLVSGAPQLGAGAAVGTGLAAAGIGAAGFMAAKAGLGVAGGAISGGARGGAALAGGARTAYGLGDASVGTTGTGGGAAGFAGVAKAGAGLVMNKGSDVASRAGESMRSSYRSGQAAAWKATGGKNEVSPGGVGGGGAAANDADYAGSQSSQAVSGSDISPQSAPDWAQRMKRNSTMHHGVSTAAHTVRSGDHGGGSMSVSLNQDDK, encoded by the coding sequence GTGAATAATGTCGGCGTGATCGACCGTTTCCTCGAAACCTTCACCAGCTATATCGATTCAGGTTTCGGCCTGTTATCCGGTGAAGTGGCCTTCCTGACCTCGACGCTGATCGTCATCGACATCGTGCTTGCCGGTCTGTTCTGGGCGTGGGGCGCCGATGAGGACATTATCCAGCGGCTCGTGAAGAAGACCCTCTATATCGGCTTCTTCTCCTTCATCATCGGCAATTTCAACAATCTCGCCAAGATCGTTTTCGAGAGCTTTTCCGGGCTTGGCCTGAAGGCCGGCGGCTCCAGCCTGTCGGCATCCGAACTCCTTCAGCCTGGCCGGGTGGCACAGGTCGGGCTCGATGCCGGCGAGCCGATCCTGACCGCCGTGGGCGAACTGACCGGATACATCTCCTTCTTCGAAAACTTTATCCAGATCTTCGTGCTGCTTGTGGCATGGGTTGTGGTGCTGATCGCCTTCTTCATCCTGGCCATCCAGATTTTTGTCACCCTGATCGAGTTCAAGCTGACGACGCTTGCCGGTTTCGTACTGATCCCGTTCGCGCTTTTCAACAAGACGTCCTTCCTCGCCGAAAAGGTGCTCGGCAATATCGTCGCCTCCGGTGTGAAGATATTGGTTCTGGCCGTCATTGTTGGCATCGGCTCCGGCCTGTTCAGCGAGTTCACCGCCGGTTTCTCCGAACAGCCCACCATCAGCGAAGCCCTGTCGCTGGTTCTCGGTGCGCTCGCGCTGATGGGCCTGTCGATCTTCGGCACGGGCATTGCCACCGGCCTTGTCTCCGGTGCACCGCAGCTTGGCGCGGGTGCGGCGGTCGGGACCGGCCTTGCCGCCGCCGGTATCGGTGCTGCCGGCTTCATGGCTGCAAAGGCCGGTCTGGGTGTGGCAGGCGGTGCAATCTCCGGCGGCGCACGCGGTGGCGCTGCCCTGGCCGGTGGTGCAAGAACTGCCTACGGGTTGGGTGACGCTTCGGTCGGTACGACTGGAACGGGCGGTGGTGCTGCCGGTTTTGCCGGTGTCGCCAAGGCCGGTGCTGGCCTTGTCATGAACAAGGGAAGTGACGTGGCGAGCCGCGCCGGGGAATCCATGCGCTCCAGCTACCGTTCCGGTCAGGCTGCCGCATGGAAGGCGACGGGCGGAAAGAACGAGGTCAGTCCCGGCGGCGTTGGTGGTGGTGGTGCAGCCGCCAACGACGCGGACTATGCCGGATCGCAATCGTCCCAGGCCGTATCCGGCTCCGACATTTCTCCGCAATCCGCGCCCGATTGGGCGCAGCGGATGAAGCGCAACAGCACCATGCACCACGGCGTCAGTACCGCAGCCCACACGGTTCGTTCCGGCGATCACGGCGGCGGCTCCATGTCCGTCTCTCTCAATCAGGATGACAAATGA
- the trbF gene encoding conjugal transfer protein TrbF, which produces MTLFKRPSVRYARTPEPETPYQRAGQAWDDRIGSARVQARNWRLMAFGSLFLAGGFASALVWQSTRGTVVPWVVQIDKFGEAQATAPAVADYKPTDPQIAWHLARFIEQVRSIPVDAVIVRQNWLRAYEFTTDRGAIALNDYARSNDPFTKVGKTQIAAEISSVIRASPDSFRIAWVERSYENGQLSGTERWTAILTVVIQQVRTAEKLRANPLGVYVNAINWSKEMGQ; this is translated from the coding sequence ATGACACTCTTCAAGCGTCCTTCCGTGCGCTATGCCCGCACGCCAGAACCCGAAACGCCTTATCAGCGTGCCGGGCAGGCATGGGATGATCGGATCGGCTCGGCCCGCGTGCAGGCGCGCAACTGGCGGCTCATGGCCTTTGGTTCTCTCTTCCTTGCCGGTGGTTTCGCATCCGCCCTTGTCTGGCAATCGACACGCGGCACGGTGGTTCCGTGGGTGGTGCAGATCGACAAATTCGGCGAGGCGCAAGCTACTGCGCCCGCCGTGGCCGACTACAAGCCGACTGACCCGCAGATCGCATGGCATCTGGCCCGCTTCATCGAGCAGGTTCGCTCCATTCCCGTTGATGCGGTGATCGTCCGGCAGAACTGGCTTCGCGCCTACGAGTTCACCACGGATCGCGGCGCGATCGCGCTCAATGATTACGCCCGCTCGAATGACCCGTTCACGAAAGTCGGCAAGACGCAGATCGCGGCGGAGATTTCCAGCGTCATCCGCGCCTCTCCGGACAGTTTTCGCATCGCATGGGTGGAACGCTCCTACGAGAACGGTCAGCTTTCCGGCACCGAACGCTGGACGGCCATCCTGACCGTCGTGATCCAGCAGGTGCGCACCGCCGAAAAACTCCGGGCCAATCCGCTCGGCGTCTATGTCAACGCAATCAACTGG